Proteins encoded in a region of the Rutidosis leptorrhynchoides isolate AG116_Rl617_1_P2 chromosome 9, CSIRO_AGI_Rlap_v1, whole genome shotgun sequence genome:
- the LOC139867383 gene encoding uncharacterized protein isoform X1 produces MSAGGAFGGNRGARPVPPEKGVFPLDHMHLCDEAKKEYISCLKTSGHKSERCKHLSKKYLECRMEKNLMAKQDMSELGFKMDDTSEVSKENVTS; encoded by the exons ATGAGTGCAG GTGGAGCTTTTGGAGGGAACAGAGGTGCGCGACCTGTACCACCTGAGAAAGGAGTATTTCCATTAGACCACATGCACTTATGTGATGAG GCGAAGAAAGAATATATAAGCTGTCTTAAAACATCAGGGCATAAATCCGAGAGGTGTAAACATCTTTCAAAGAAATACCTTGAATGCCGAATGGAAAA GAATTTGATGGCAAAGCAAGATATGTCAGAACTCGGCTTCAAGATGGATGACACGTCAGAAGTATCTAAAGAGAATGTGACAAGTTAG
- the LOC139867383 gene encoding cytochrome c oxidase assembly protein COX19-like isoform X2, translated as MSAGGAFGGNRGARPVPPEKGVFPLDHMHLCDEAKKEYISCLKTSGHKSERNLMAKQDMSELGFKMDDTSEVSKENVTS; from the exons ATGAGTGCAG GTGGAGCTTTTGGAGGGAACAGAGGTGCGCGACCTGTACCACCTGAGAAAGGAGTATTTCCATTAGACCACATGCACTTATGTGATGAG GCGAAGAAAGAATATATAAGCTGTCTTAAAACATCAGGGCATAAATCCGAGAG GAATTTGATGGCAAAGCAAGATATGTCAGAACTCGGCTTCAAGATGGATGACACGTCAGAAGTATCTAAAGAGAATGTGACAAGTTAG
- the LOC139867780 gene encoding tRNase Z TRZ3, mitochondrial — protein MEKGIDLRDQILRLYNDFYHGGSMKKTVKPFSFSRAQNIYLQNMPQITSNLRLLFPNSSFFLSSLKPINPLLNFNNKNPIKRTFFTCLSSSSRKPPRKYIPDRKISTLKQSDKTEYSSMKDMDDEVVEIKNIGFNKQRAEGKDKSRKPKDLKLKVRKLNPVNTTSYVQILGTGLDTQDTSPSVLLFFDKQRFIFNAGEGLQRYCTEHKIKLSKIDHIFLSRVCSETAGGLPGLLLTLAGFGDEGISVNAWGPSDFKYLVDAMKSFIPNAAMVHSRSFGPSPKSDKDSLDSCRKLNDQLILIDDEVVKISAILLQPETKDKFASKASDISVLYICELPEIRGKFDLDKARALGLRPGPKYRELQEGNSVKSDLKDIMVHPDDVLGPSVPGPIILLVDCPTSSHFQELLSAPSLETYYADMPEEKRKTVNCVIHLSPSLVVNSSDYQNWMSRFGGAEHIMAGHQMKNIEVPILKSSARVAARLNYLCPQFFPAPGFWSLQQASCLNEDIGLNLCNTTSAENLLKFHLRPVAQLGLDRSGIPPKAGPVDIINDLLEEIPEISDASRQVARLWDGEEDAGEGVTCVEGDNNNMIEEPWLNQNVVPSCLENITREDVEIVLLGTGSSQPSKYRNVSSIFINLFSKGSIMLDCGEGTLGQLKRRYGIEGADDAVRRLKCIWISHIHADHHTGLARILALRRDLLKGTTHAPLIVIAPRNLKRFLDAYERLEDLNMLFLDCRHTTEASLASFESNSDSNELPIENTLFSKGTQMQSHWKRPGSVFDSNVVGPIVDKLKNVLRDSGLDGVISFPVVHCPMSFGVVLKGVDRVDSDGRMIPGWKIVYSGDTRPCPELIEASRGATVLIHEATFEDALVDEAIARNHSTTGEAIEVGNAAGAYRIILTHFSQRYPKVPVFDESHMHKTCIAFDMMSINFADLHVLPKVLPYLKLLFKDEMIVDESDDVEDAVTIAA, from the exons ATGGAGAAAGGAATCGATTTAAGGGATCAAATACTCAGACTGTACAATGACTTTTATCATGGTGGATCGATGAA AAAGACGGtaaaacccttttctttttctaggGCTCAAAACATCTACTTACAAAATATGCCCCAAATTACATCAAATCTTCGCCTCCTTTTTCCCAATTCATCTTTCTTTTTGTCTTCTTTAAAACCTATTAATCCCCTTCTTAATTTCAACAACAAAAACCCAATCAAACGTACATTTTTCACTTGCCTTTCATCTTCTTCAAGAAAACCACCAAGAAAATACATCCCAGATAGAAAGATTAGTACTTTGAAACAAAGTGACAAAACAGAGTATTCATCAATGAAAGATATGGATGATGAAGTTGTAGAAATCAAAAATATTGGGTTCAATAAACAAAGGGCTGAAGGTAAAGATAAAAGTAGAAAGCCCAAAGATCTGAAATTAAAAGTTAGAAAACTCAATCCTGTTAATACGACATCTTATGTTCAG atatTAGGAACAGGTTTGGATACTCAAGACACATCACCATCAGTCCTGCTTTTCTTTGATAAGCAAAGATTTATATTCAATGCTGGGgaa GGGTTGCAACGATATTGTACAGAGCATAAGATCAAGTTATCAAAG ATTGATCACATATTTCTTTCACGTGTTTGCTCCGAAACTGCTGGTGGATTACCAG GCCTTTTACTTACATTGGCTGGTTTTGGCGATGAAGGGATatct GTAAATGCATGGGGACCTTCAGATTTTAAGTATTTAGTCGATGCAATGAAATCTTTCATTCCAAATGCAGCCATGGTTCACTCACGAAGCTTTGGTCCGTCGCCCAAATCCGATAAGGATTCTTTGGATAGTTGTAGAAAACTTAATGATCAACTTATACTAATTGATGATGAAGTTGTCAAGATATCGGCTATTTTGTTACAACCTGAAACCAAAGATAAATTTGCATCGAAGGCTAGTGATATTTCTGTTTTGTATATTTGTGAGTTGCCTGAAATTAGGGGAAAATTTGATCTGGATAAAGCCAGGGCACTTGGATTGAGACCGGGACCAAAATATCGTGAACTACAAGAAGGGAACTCTGTAAAATCGGATCTAAAGGATATAATG GTTCATCCAGATGATGTACTTGGACCGTCTGTTCCCGGGCCTATTATTCTTCTTGTTGATTGCCCTACCTCGTCTCATTTTCAAGAATTGTTGTCTGCACCGTCTCTCGAGACTTACTATGCTGATATGCCAGAAGAGAAACGTAAAACCGTCAACTGTGTGATTCATTTAAGTCCTTCGTTGGTTGTAAACTCTAGTGATTATCAAAATTGGATGTCAAGATTTGGTGGGGCAGAGCATATTATGGCAGGACATcaaat GAAGAATATTGAGGTTCCGATTTTAAAATCGAGTGCACGAGTTGCAGCACGACTTAACTACCTATGTCCCCAGTTCTTTCCGGCTCCAGGTTTTTGGTCGCTTCAACAAGCGAGTTGTTTAAATGAG GATATTGGTTTAAATCTATGTAATACTACATCGGCTGAAAATCTTCTCAAG TTTCATTTGCGCCCTGTTGCACAACTTGGACTAGACAGATCTGGTATACCTCCCAAAGCGGGGCCCGTTGACATCATCAATGACCTACTCGAAGAAATTCCAGAAATATCAGATGCTTCCCGACAGGTCGCTCGCCTTTGGGACGGGGAAGAAGATGCAGGGGAGGGGGTAACATGTGTAGAAGGTGACAATAATAACATGATTGAAGAACCTTGGTTGAATCAAAACGTTGTTCCAAGTTGTTTGGAGAATATTACGAGAGAAGATGTTGAGATTGTTCTTTTAGGAACCGGTTCATCTCAACCTTCAAAGTATCGTAACGTTAGTTCGATCTTCATCAATCTTTTCTCGAAAGGTAGTATAATGTTAGATTGCGGTGAAGGAACTTTGGGTCAGCTAAAAAGAAG ATATGGTATTGAAGGCGCAGATGATGCAGTTAGACGTTTAAAATGTATATGGATTTCACATATTCACGCAGATCACCATACGGGTTTAGCAAGAATACTCGCTCTCAGACGAGATTTATTAAAAGGGACAACACACGCACCGTTAATAGTTATTGCTCCTAGGAATCTCAAAAGATTCCTAGACGCATACGAACGACTCGAAGATTTAAATATGCTGTTTCTTGATTGTAGACATACGACCGAAGCTTCTCTAGCTTCTTTCGAATCGAATTCTGATAGTAACGAACTCCCGATCGAAAACACTTTATTTTCTAAAGGAACTCAAATGCAGAGCCATTGGAAACGACCGGGTAGTGTTTTTGATAGTAACGTTGTAGGCCCGATTGTCGACAAGTTGAAGAACGTGCTTCGAGATTCGGGTTTGGACGGTGTGATTAGTTTTCCGGTTGTGCATTGTCCGATGTCGTTTGGGGTTGTTTTGAAAGGTGTGGATCGAGTTGATAGTGACGGTAGAATGATACCTGGGTGGAAGATTGTTTATTCGGGTGACACGAGACCTTGTCCCGAATTAATAGAAGCTTCTAGAGGAGCAACGGTTCTCATACATGAG GCGACATTTGAGGATGCATTAGTGGATGAAGCCATAGCAAGAAACCACAGTACAACAGGAGAAGCCATTGAAGTTGGTAACGCTGCAGGCGCATATCGAATCATACTTACGCATTTCAGTCAACGATATCCCAAAGTTCCAGTTTTTGATGAAAGTCACATGCATAAAACGTGCATTGCTTTTGACATGATGAGCATCAACTTTGCAGATTTACATGTGCTTCCGAAAGTACTTCCTTACCTTAAACTGTTGTTTAAGGATGAAATGATTGTTGACGAATCTGATGATGTTGAGGATGCTGTAACGATAGCTGCTTGA